In Planctomycetota bacterium, the following are encoded in one genomic region:
- a CDS encoding glycosyltransferase: protein MGSTVEHAATRPRVALAHDWLVGLRGGEFVLDAIARAMSAWCEVGPVYTMFDSGAALTPTLDALPRVVSRVGRLPGANALRRHLLPLYPRAVADLSARLARDHARTPYDLLISTSSAAIKGLRAPEGVAHLCYCHSPARYVWSQRGAYAGAGALVRTGLRLAGPRFRAWDRATSAHVTRFLANSTHTAREIARCFGRESEVVFPPVRTGFYTPPEKDARRGEHALVVAALEPYKRTEVAIRASALGGRALRVVGEGSDAERVRRVACEVSGRVEFLGRVGDERLRAEYRAARMLLFPQIEDFGIIAVEAQACGLPVVARRAGGARDSVLDGVTGALYDGESAEAMAAAMARCPRDAGRACRENAARFGEESFAAGISAHAGRLCHPA, encoded by the coding sequence ATGGGATCGACTGTAGAACACGCGGCGACCCGTCCTCGCGTCGCGCTCGCGCACGACTGGCTCGTCGGGCTGCGGGGCGGGGAGTTCGTGCTCGACGCCATCGCGCGGGCGATGTCCGCCTGGTGCGAGGTGGGGCCCGTCTACACGATGTTCGATTCCGGGGCGGCGCTGACACCAACGCTCGACGCCCTGCCCCGCGTCGTGTCGCGCGTCGGGCGCCTGCCGGGCGCGAACGCGCTGCGCCGGCACCTGCTGCCCTTGTATCCCCGGGCGGTCGCGGACTTGTCGGCGCGGCTGGCGCGCGATCATGCGCGCACGCCGTACGACCTGCTGATCTCGACGAGTTCGGCGGCGATCAAGGGGCTGCGTGCGCCCGAGGGCGTCGCGCACCTGTGCTATTGCCATAGCCCGGCGCGGTACGTCTGGTCGCAGCGCGGGGCGTACGCGGGAGCGGGTGCGCTGGTGCGAACCGGGCTGCGCCTTGCGGGCCCGAGGTTCCGCGCGTGGGACCGCGCGACGAGCGCCCACGTCACGCGGTTTCTCGCGAACTCGACGCACACGGCCCGCGAGATCGCTCGGTGTTTCGGGCGCGAGAGCGAGGTGGTCTTTCCGCCGGTGCGGACGGGGTTTTACACGCCTCCGGAGAAAGACGCGCGTCGAGGCGAGCACGCGCTCGTCGTCGCGGCGCTGGAGCCGTACAAGCGGACCGAGGTCGCGATCCGGGCGTCGGCGCTGGGCGGGCGGGCGCTGCGCGTGGTGGGGGAGGGCAGCGACGCGGAGCGCGTGCGGCGTGTGGCGTGCGAGGTGAGCGGGCGCGTGGAGTTCCTGGGGCGCGTCGGCGACGAGCGATTGCGCGCGGAGTATCGCGCGGCGCGGATGCTGCTCTTCCCGCAGATCGAGGACTTCGGCATCATCGCGGTCGAGGCGCAGGCGTGCGGGCTGCCGGTGGTGGCACGTCGGGCTGGCGGGGCGCGCGACAGCGTGCTGGACGGCGTGACCGGTGCGCTGTACGACGGCGAGAGCGCCGAGGCGATGGCGGCGGCGATGGCGCGGTGCCCGCGCGATGCGGGACGGGCGTGCCGCGAGAACGCGGCGCGGTTCGGGGAGGAGTCGTTCGCGGCGGGAATCAGCGCGCACGCGGGACGCCTGTGCCACCCAGCCTGA
- a CDS encoding tetratricopeptide repeat protein, with product MDCSRLLLGLALSASVSLPAIAQGPRPSDIARYTGASPGTIVIQQSPRRNLGIGTSSRANINLLSTRRFYTTLPVPPIVNPPRPCPPRPCPPHIQPHPYPISTGSGLSVGGSYSGDGLDVSFGVGSGGVGGVSGYPGSHCDPCGGSHAGYCPPIVIAPPFYYTNSLYYSHGRVWGAQPVNLLRGDGPIDPRLFTPQPATASQPPAQQQPVQFSSGTPSTLAEHGVRALLDGRPRESIAALRRHLDDAPDDARAMRVLAIALLADRNAADAVPVMRLAYRTDPLLAREPLIPQALGFRDNEFRQMLTRAVAHAHEVNSSSAWLTVTVLMQGEERDDVARTMLARAKKAGLEPAVHDALAPELAR from the coding sequence ATGGATTGCTCGCGACTTCTTCTGGGCCTTGCACTCTCCGCTTCGGTCTCGCTCCCCGCCATCGCGCAGGGGCCGCGCCCCAGCGATATCGCGCGGTACACCGGTGCATCGCCGGGCACGATCGTCATCCAGCAGTCCCCGCGCCGCAACCTGGGCATCGGCACCAGCAGCCGCGCGAACATCAACCTGCTCTCCACCCGCCGGTTCTACACCACTCTGCCCGTGCCGCCGATCGTGAACCCGCCGCGTCCTTGCCCGCCTCGTCCCTGCCCGCCTCATATTCAGCCGCACCCGTACCCGATCTCCACCGGGTCGGGCCTCTCCGTCGGCGGCTCGTACAGCGGCGACGGGCTCGACGTCTCGTTCGGCGTCGGCTCCGGCGGCGTGGGCGGCGTGAGCGGCTACCCGGGATCGCACTGCGATCCCTGCGGCGGCTCGCACGCCGGCTACTGCCCGCCCATCGTCATCGCGCCCCCCTTCTACTACACGAACAGCCTCTACTACTCCCACGGGCGTGTCTGGGGAGCCCAGCCCGTCAACCTCCTGCGGGGCGACGGCCCGATCGACCCGCGCCTCTTCACACCGCAGCCCGCGACGGCTTCGCAGCCTCCCGCGCAGCAGCAGCCCGTCCAGTTCTCGTCCGGCACCCCATCCACGCTCGCGGAGCACGGCGTGCGGGCGCTGCTCGACGGGCGACCGCGCGAGTCGATCGCGGCCCTGCGTCGGCACCTGGACGATGCGCCCGACGACGCCCGCGCGATGCGCGTCCTGGCCATCGCGCTGCTCGCCGACCGCAACGCCGCCGACGCGGTGCCGGTCATGCGCCTCGCGTACCGCACCGACCCGCTGCTGGCGCGCGAGCCGCTCATCCCCCAGGCCCTGGGGTTCCGCGACAACGAGTTCCGCCAGATGCTCACGCGCGCCGTCGCGCACGCGCACGAGGTGAACTCGAGCTCGGCGTGGCTCACCGTCACCGTGCTGATGCAGGGCGAGGAGCGCGACGACGTCGCGCGGACCATGCTCGCCCGCGCGAAGAAGGCCGGGCTCGAGCCCGCGGTGCACGACGCCCTCGCGCCGGAACTCGCCCGCTAA
- a CDS encoding S46 family peptidase gives MIKPLRLALLAGFLLPLSASAEEGMWLLTAPPTQRLAQVHNFSPSAEWLLEMQRAAVNVDGASGSFVSSSGLIMTNHHVASTWIQELSSAEHDYIKNGFHARTRQEELPIPGAEVSVLWDIEDVTEKIKAAGKGKSPEEANSAILRAIAELESAEKQRSGMHARVVTLYGGGVYHLHRVKRYTDVRLVFAPEIQAAFFGGDTDNFEYPRFCFDVAFVRAYENGAPVQSENFLRWSTQGSQENDLVFVFGHPGSTERLLTIADVEHRRDVAIPTRLEWYWRTENKLTAFANRSAENRRIASDDIFGVANGRKAFTGMYHGLLDPALMGAKRDEEAKLRAAIKADPALAARVGDALDRLESAVEDAARTHERDWAISRAFRLSRLVQHADTLVSLASEWPRPNADRLREFRDAAMPGVIADLEATTPVYPQYETFLIADGLAYLAQHLGGDDPLVRSLLDGKSPEDRAAELVGASKLGDASHRAALVKAGPSGLAKALKDSDEPLLAFARTLDPVLREITARRESGLEAVSRDVYARLADARFAAFGKTTYPDATGTLRLSYGTVKSYPEGGGTVPAYTTMGGLFERAAARDESEFDLPDSWTKAKDALNLGTPFNFVCTADIIGGNSGSPVVNREGRVVGLIFDGNIQSLPLAFQYSDKQARAVAVDSRALVEGLRVVYKADALVRELTAGD, from the coding sequence ATGATCAAGCCCCTCCGCCTCGCCCTGCTCGCCGGTTTTCTCCTGCCGTTGTCCGCCAGCGCCGAAGAGGGCATGTGGCTGCTCACGGCCCCGCCCACCCAGCGCCTCGCGCAGGTCCACAACTTCTCGCCATCCGCCGAATGGCTGCTGGAAATGCAGCGGGCGGCGGTGAACGTCGACGGAGCCTCGGGCTCGTTCGTGTCGTCCTCCGGGCTCATCATGACCAACCACCACGTCGCCAGCACGTGGATCCAGGAACTCTCGTCCGCCGAGCACGACTACATCAAGAACGGGTTCCACGCCCGCACCCGCCAGGAAGAACTTCCCATCCCCGGGGCCGAGGTCTCCGTCCTGTGGGACATCGAGGACGTGACCGAGAAGATCAAGGCCGCGGGCAAGGGCAAGTCTCCCGAGGAAGCCAACAGCGCGATCCTGCGGGCGATCGCGGAGCTGGAGAGCGCCGAGAAGCAGCGGAGCGGGATGCACGCCCGCGTCGTCACGCTCTACGGCGGGGGCGTGTACCACCTGCACCGGGTGAAGCGCTACACCGACGTGCGCCTCGTCTTTGCCCCCGAGATCCAGGCCGCGTTCTTCGGCGGCGACACCGACAACTTCGAGTACCCCCGCTTCTGCTTCGACGTCGCGTTCGTCCGGGCCTACGAGAACGGCGCCCCTGTGCAGTCGGAGAACTTCCTCCGCTGGAGCACGCAGGGTTCGCAGGAGAACGACCTGGTCTTCGTCTTCGGGCACCCGGGCAGCACCGAGCGCCTGCTGACCATCGCCGACGTCGAGCACCGGCGCGACGTCGCGATCCCCACGCGCCTGGAGTGGTACTGGCGCACCGAGAACAAGCTCACCGCGTTCGCGAACCGGTCCGCCGAGAACCGACGGATCGCGAGCGACGACATCTTCGGGGTCGCGAACGGGCGCAAGGCGTTTACGGGCATGTACCACGGGCTGCTCGATCCGGCGCTGATGGGCGCCAAGCGGGACGAGGAAGCGAAGCTCCGGGCCGCCATCAAGGCCGACCCGGCTCTGGCGGCCCGCGTGGGCGACGCCCTCGACCGGCTGGAGAGCGCCGTCGAGGACGCGGCGCGGACGCACGAGCGCGACTGGGCGATCTCCCGCGCGTTCCGCCTCAGCCGCCTCGTGCAGCACGCCGACACCCTCGTGTCGCTCGCGTCCGAGTGGCCCAGGCCCAACGCCGACCGGCTCCGCGAGTTCCGCGACGCCGCGATGCCCGGCGTCATCGCCGACCTCGAGGCCACCACCCCGGTCTACCCGCAGTACGAGACGTTCCTGATCGCCGACGGCCTGGCGTACCTCGCCCAGCACCTCGGGGGCGATGACCCGCTCGTGCGCTCGCTCCTCGACGGCAAGTCGCCCGAAGATCGCGCCGCCGAACTCGTCGGCGCTTCGAAACTCGGCGACGCCTCGCACCGGGCCGCACTCGTGAAGGCCGGCCCAAGCGGGCTGGCGAAGGCGCTGAAGGACTCGGACGAGCCGCTGCTCGCATTCGCCCGCACGCTCGACCCCGTGCTGCGCGAGATCACCGCGCGCCGGGAGTCCGGGCTCGAGGCCGTCTCGCGCGATGTCTACGCCCGCCTCGCCGACGCGCGGTTCGCCGCCTTCGGCAAGACCACCTACCCCGACGCCACGGGCACGCTGCGCCTGTCGTACGGCACGGTGAAGTCGTACCCGGAAGGCGGAGGCACGGTGCCGGCGTACACGACGATGGGCGGCCTGTTCGAGCGGGCCGCGGCCCGTGACGAGTCCGAGTTCGATCTCCCGGACTCGTGGACCAAGGCCAAGGACGCGCTGAACCTCGGCACGCCATTCAACTTCGTGTGCACCGCGGACATTATCGGGGGCAACAGCGGCTCGCCGGTGGTGAACCGCGAGGGGCGGGTCGTCGGGCTGATCTTCGACGGAAACATCCAGAGTCTTCCCCTGGCGTTCCAGTATTCCGACAAGCAGGCACGGGCAGTCGCCGTCGATAGCCGCGCGCTGGTGGAGGGCCTGCGCGTGGTCTACAAGGCCGACGCGCTCGTGCGCGAGCTGACCGCGGGCGACTAA